The nucleotide sequence TTCAAAATTGACCGCATAATATGGAATGCCAATCTGGTTGCAGACGCGGATCACATCCTCGTAATCCTCAGTAGCCGTGCAGACCCCGTTTTCGTCAGTGTCATCCCAGTTTTTCATAAAGATGCCGATCACATCATAGCCCTGCTCCTTTAAAATAAGAGCGGCAACTGATGAATCCACACCGCCTGACATCCCAACCACCACTCTCGTATCCTTAGGTGATTTTTCCATTATGCTTCACCTCTTTTCTCTTCCTTTAAAACTTATTCTTCCCTTAAACCTGGCTATTTTTCGTAAGCCTGCGGACAATTTTTGCCGTATCCTCGGCTGCTTTTTCAATCTGTTCCCTTGTATTGTGTAAACCAAAGCTAAATCGGATTGAATTTTTTAGTTTTTTATCTTCTTTTCCGAACATGGCGACAAGTACATGGGAAGGATCGATTGATCCAGCAGTACACGCCGAACCGCTTGAAGCAGCAATTCCAGATAGGTCAAGGTTGACAAGCATTGCTTCGACATTCGTGCCTGGAAAGCTTAAGTTTAAAATATGAGGGAGTGATTTATCAAGCAATCCGTTCAGCTGGAAAGAGATTCCGCTCATTTCAAGTTGATCAATGAACAAAGTTCTTAAGTCATTATAGAAGCTGCGCTTTGTTTCAAGCTCCATTTGGGATAGCTGGACTGCTTTGCGAAACCCGGCAATAGCCGCTACATTCTCGGTTCCGGCACGGCGTTTTCTTTCTTGTTCACCGCCGAAGAGCTGCCGCGCCAGCTTGATTCCATCCCGGATAAAAAGAAAACCAATTCCCTTAGGACCATTGATTTTATGGGCTGAAACAGAAAGCAAATCAACCTTAAGTTCATCAACATCCAATTTTTCAATGCCATAAGCCTGGACTGCATCCGTATGGAAAACAGCTTGATGGCCAGCTAACCGATCACCAATATCCTTTATTGGCTGGACTGTGCCTACCTCATTGTTTCCGTACATGATCGTCACAAGGATGGTATCATCCCGTAATGCTTCTTCAAATGATTCCATGGAAACCTGGCCATTTTCATCTACCGGTAGATATGTGACCTCAAACCCACGCTTCTCCAATTCCTCACAGCTATGCAGGACTGCATGGTGTTCAATCTGG is from Mesobacillus boroniphilus and encodes:
- a CDS encoding cysteine desulfurase family protein; amino-acid sequence: MERIYLDHAATTPLHPEVLADMVKVMEAEFGNPSSIHHFGREARKILDDTREELAKSIGTKGNNIIFTSGGTEADNLAIIGYAENNRSKGNHIITTQIEHHAVLHSCEELEKRGFEVTYLPVDENGQVSMESFEEALRDDTILVTIMYGNNEVGTVQPIKDIGDRLAGHQAVFHTDAVQAYGIEKLDVDELKVDLLSVSAHKINGPKGIGFLFIRDGIKLARQLFGGEQERKRRAGTENVAAIAGFRKAVQLSQMELETKRSFYNDLRTLFIDQLEMSGISFQLNGLLDKSLPHILNLSFPGTNVEAMLVNLDLSGIAASSGSACTAGSIDPSHVLVAMFGKEDKKLKNSIRFSFGLHNTREQIEKAAEDTAKIVRRLTKNSQV